The following are encoded together in the Lactuca sativa cultivar Salinas chromosome 1, Lsat_Salinas_v11, whole genome shotgun sequence genome:
- the LOC111914902 gene encoding plant cysteine oxidase 2, producing the protein MTIEVRLAGVSKSIRKKKCYRKTNSKRKQSPPRPTSTPVSFPLQRLYMSCKDVFKGIGTVPSPTDVQKLCHILDGMMAEDVGLSRNLQFFKTRSIVGVTPKVACTTIYQSEKFSLCIFFLPANAVIPLHNHPGMTVFNKLLLGKVHIKSYDLVNSSDSNHESISPSHMKLASLKVDGVYSAPCDTSVLYPTSGGNIHAFRAITPCAILDVMGPPYSKKDGRDCSYYRDIPYTTMPYMSGEEREREGYWWLEEIEVPKESEMEGIEYMGPRIIETQTSSSS; encoded by the exons ATGACCATTGAGGTAAGGTTGGCTGGTGTCAGCAAGAGTATAAGGAAGAAAAAATGCTATCGGAAAACCAATAGTAAGAGGAAACAGTCTCCGCCGCGTCCGACGTCGACGCCGGTTTCGTTCCCGTTACAGAGGCTGTATATGTCTTGCAAAGACGTGTTCAAAGGCATCGGAACGGTTCCTTCTCCTACCGACGTGCAGAAACTTTGCCATATTCTCG ATGGAATGATGGCAGAAGATGTTGGACTAAGTAGAAATCTTCAATTCTTTAAAACTAGAAGCATCGTAGGAGTAACTCCAAAAGTCGCATGTACTACCATATACCAATCTGAGAAATTCTCT CTATGTATCTTCTTTCTTCCTGCAAATGCTGTCATACCTCTTCACAACCACCCAGGAATGACGGTTTTCAACAAACTTCTACTTGGAAAAGTTCATATTAAATCGTATGATTTGGTCAACTCCAGTGATTCAAATCATGAGTCTATATCCCCTTCGCATA TGAAATTGGCGAGTTTAAAAGTAGATGGCGTATATTCTGCTCCATGTGACACTTCTGTATTGTATCCAACTTCTGGAGGTAATATACATGCGTTCAGAGCTATAACACCTTGTGCGATTCTTGATGTTATGGGGCCTCCTTATTCTAAAAAAGATGGGCGTGATTGTTCTTATTACAGAGATATTCCATACACTACAATGCCAT ATATGTCAGGAGAAGAGAGGGAGAGGGAGGGTTATTGGTGGTTAGAAGAGATCGAGGTGCCAAAAGAATCAGAAATGGAGGGGATTGAGTATATGGGTCCTCGGATAATTGAAACTCAAACTAGTAGTTCATCATAA